TGTTAACTTAGTGTTTTCCTCCGCTTCGGCGCGCAGTGCTTCCGAAATCTTCAAAACCTTCATCGCTTCATCAACATCATATTGTTGCAGCACATCGACTATTTCTTTGCGGTTTGGGTTGAGCGACGGGAAAGAAAGCGACTCGAAATCTAAGGGAGCGCCATCTCCGCCGAAGGCCTTTGTTTCACTAGGAGGGAGGATAATGAGCATGTATACAGACTAGCCGTGTATTTTGGGATCATGATTACTCGTCTTTCTGAGCTGTTTTTGCGAACTCTGCGTGAGGATCCCGCAGGGGCTGAAGTCCCAAGCCACAAGCTTCTTGTCCGCGCCGGTTACCTGCGCCGCGCCGCACCTGGTATTTATTCTTGGCTGCCTTTGGGCCTGCGAACACTACGCAAGATTGAAGACGTTGTCCGTGAGGAAATGAACGCGATTGGTGGACAGGAACTGCTGTTCCCAGCATTGCTGCCACGTGAGCCTTACGAGACCACTGAGCGGTGGACTGAGTACGGCGATAACTTGTTCCGTCTCAAAGACCGCAAGGGCGCGGACATGCTGCTCGGCCCGACCCATGAGGAAATGTTCGCGCAGACGGTCAAGGACCTGTACTCCTCGTACAAGGACTTCCCAGTCACCCTGTACCAGATTCAGACCAAGTACCGTGATGAAGAACGTCCACGCGCGGGTATTCTGCGTGGCCGTGAGTTCATCATGAAGGACTCTTATTCCTTCGACATGTCCGATGAGGGCTTGGATGAGTCTTATGCTCGCCACCGCAAGGCGTACCAGAACATCTTCGACCGCCTCGGAATCGAGTACGCGATCTGCAAGGCGACCTCCGGCGCCATGGGCGGCTCCGCCTCCGAGGAATTCCTCGCAGTTTCCGCAGCGGGCGAGGACACCTTTGTTCGCGCCACCGAAGGTGACTACGCAGCAAACGTTGAAGCTGTTGTCACCCCAGTTCCAGAAGAGATTGACTTCACCAACCTGCCAGCCGCGCAGGATCATGAGACCCCAGATTCAGAGACCATTGACACCTTGGTGGCATGGGCACGTGCTGAGGGAATCACCATTGATGGCCGTCAGGTCGAAGCCAATGACACCCTCAAGTGCATGATGGTCAAGATCACGCAGCCAGGTGAAGAACCAGAATTGGCAGGTGTTTTGATTCCAGGAGGCCGCGCACTGGCTCCAAAGCGCTTGGAAGCAGCACTGGAGCCAGCAACTTTTGAGCTGGCCACTGAAGAAGACTTCAAGGAAAACCCATTCTTGGTCAAGGGCTATGTCGGTCCGCGTGGCCTCAACGCCAACGGAGTGAAGGTGTACGCAGACCCACGCGTGGTTTCCGGTTCTTCCTGGATCACTGGTGCAGATGCTAAGAACCGCCACGTGGTGGGCTTGGTTGCTGGTCGTGACTTCCAGGTTGAGCAGTTCGTGGAGGCATCTGAAATCCACGAAGGCGATCCGGCGCCAGAAGGTCAGGGCACGTTGACCCTCAAGCGCGGCATTGAGCTGGGCCATATTTTCCAGCTGGGCCGCAAGTACACTGAGGCTTTTGATGTCCGGATTTTGGATGAGAATGGCAAGCGTGCCATCCCAACCATGGGTTCTTACGGCATTGGTGTTTCCCGCATGATGGCGGTGCTGGCTGAGCAGCGCCATGATGAAAAGGGTCTGAACTGGCCACTCGATGTTGCGCCTTACCAGGTGCACGTTGCCGTGGCGAACAAGGACGAAGAAGCAACGAAGGCCGGCAATGCCCTGGTTGAAGCTTTGGACAAGGCCGGCGTTGAAGTTCTTTTCGATGACCGCCCAAAGGTATCCCCAGGCGTGAAGTTCAAGGATGCTGAACTACTCGGCATGCCGTTCTGTGCAATCCTCGGCCGTTCCTTCAAGGATGGCATCATCGAGCTGCGCATCCGCGGCGGCGAGACCTTCGAGGTCAAGTCCGACGATATTGTCGACGAACTGTTGCAGCGCCTCGGCCGCAAGTAGTTAGAGCTTCGCAGCAGAGTGAATGAGCCAGCTGCGCCATTGCGGATCATCTGTGGTGGTGGCAGCGGCTGAGAGGCGATCATGGCTGGCTTGAACCAGCTCATCGGCAAAGGCCTGAGCATCGGAATCATCCGGCCACTCAGCCTCATAGGCAGTATCCGCAACCGGAGCGGTATCACCAAGAAGCTCGGAAAGCTCGAGCGTGAGCGCCTCATGAGACTCAGTATCAACGCTCGCGCCATGGGCTTCGGCGACGTCGAGGCCATAAATGGTGGCGTACTCATTTTCTAGCAGTGACGTTGCTTCCGTCAGCACTTCTTCTTGGGGTTCTTCTGGTAGCGGTGCGTGACCTTCTGCAAGTGCGATGGCCTGGCTGATGAGCAGGGGACGGGAGTCCTCGGGGGCGTCATCGGCAAGCTCGATGAGCTGTGCAACCGCATCTTCTGGTGATGCTGAAGGACCTGCTGGGTCCTCTTCACTGATAGCGCAACTATCAGGAACCATGCCATCTTCTTCTAAACCGCAGACACGATTAATCTCCGCGAAAAGCTCTTCCGATTGCGTCAGGCGAAGCTGAGCAAGCTCCGAGTCATCGGTGGTATTCGCATCAGCTTGCGCGGTCTGGGCAAGCTCCACCAACGCGGAATTCGGACGCGGACCAAAGAAGTCCACGACTGCGCATGAAGAGATCACGGGGACACACGCTACTAGGGCTACAAGAGTAAGTCGGCGATTCACGTGGAAGACCTTACCCTCTCCACGTTAAGCTGATATCTATGGCTTTCCCAAGTGAACAAACTTTGAAAAATTTCCTCGAGCCCCTCGTCGCTGAGCGCGGACTCGATGTTGAACAGATTAAGACCACCAAAGCGGGAAAGAAATCCCAGGTAGCAATCCGACTCGACGGCGATGTCCGCCCTAACTCGGATGTCTTGGAAGAAATGTCGCGGACCATCGGCGACGCATTTGATGCGGCTGAAGAAGCGGGGGAGCTGAACTTTGGTGCCGGCTACACACTAGAAATTTCCACCCCAGGCGTGGATTTGCCGTTGAGCGAACCTCGACACTTCCGCCGCAACCGCGGGCGCAAGATCAAGTCCTCGCAGGGTGAATTCCGTATCGGTGCTTTAAGCGATGATGAAGTAAACGTGATTGTCGTAACAAGTGCCCGAGATATAGCCAAGGTACAAGTACAGCGATTGGAAAACCTTGTGGGTTCAGTGGTAGAAATTGAATTCGCACCTGCTCCCGTCGTGGAACAGGATATTGTCGAGCTCAGCTTCGAAGCAGCCAAGGAATTGGAAGCCGAAGACTAAGCAGACTCGGGCTGGTTGTGCCAGCTTGAGAAATGTTGGAAACGTTGAAGGATGAATAAGTGAATATTGATATCGACGCGTTGCGCGCTATCGAGACCGAGCGTGGTGTCCCAGTAACGGACTTGCTGACTTCTGTAGCAAGCGGCCTGCTGTATGCGTACACCGAATACCGCGACGGCAACATCGAAGAAAACCACAAGTCGCGCGTAGATATTGATGCCGATACTGGCGAAGTTTCCGTAATCATTACCGAAGTTGATGACGAGGGCGAAGTTGTCACCGAATTCGACGACACCCCAACCAACTTCAGCCGCGTTGCAGCACCAGCTGTACGTGATGCTATTTTCAAGCGTCTGCGTGAAGTAGAAGCAGACCGCGCCTATGATTCGTACGCAGAACTTCAGGGAACCGTTGTCTCTGGCGTAGTTCAGCAGGATGCACACGCTAACTCGCGTGGCATTGTCATTGTTCAGCTGGGCACGGAGATTGACATCAAGGAAGGCAAGACCCAGGACGGCGTTTTGCTTCCAGTCGAGCAGATTCCTGGTGAGCGTCTGACCCACGGCACCCGTGTTCGCGCCTACGTTGTGGGCGTGCAAAAAGAAGGTGCACGAGTTCAGGTACTACTTTCCCGTACTCACCCTGAGTTGGTACGTGGTCTGTTTGAGCTGGAGGTGCCAGAGGTCCTTGATGGTGCAGTAGAGATGGTTGCTATTGCCCGTGAAGCGGGACACCGTTCCAAGATTGCCGTGACCGGCAAGGTCAAGGGTCTCAACGCAAAGGGTGCATGCATTGGTCCTCGTGGTCAGCGAGTCACCAACGTGATGAAGGCACTGGGTGGCGAGAAGATTGACATCATTGACTTCAATGAAGATCCAAGCGTGTACGTTGGCAACGCTTTGGCACCTTCGAAGGTTGTCAACGTTGAAATCGTTGACCCAGAAGCACAATTCGCTCGCGTGATTGTTCCGGACTATCAGTTGTCTTTGGCAATTGGTAAGGAAGGCCAGAATGCTCGTCTTGCGGCTCGTCTCACCGGCTGGAAGATTGATATCCATTCGGATGCGGACCGCGCCGAATAACGCGCAGAATAACACTGGTGAAATGTCGCAAGTTCAAATTTGCCGACATATCAAGTAGGATTGTTAACGGCCCACGTGCAGCAGGAAGGAGTTGGGTATGACCCGACTTCGGACGTGCATAGCAACACGAAAGCGCCTGCCGGACACGGAGTTATTGCGTGTGGTGGCTGATACAGATGGACGTATCATCCCCGACCCCGGCAGACGGCTTCCCGGCAGGGGAGCCTGGATAACACCAGATTTAGCTGCATATGAGCTTGCGGAGAAACGCCGAGCATTCGCTCGCGCTCTCCGGCTGTCCGCACCCGTGGATACAGGTCAAGTACGTGAGTACATATCTAAGACCTTCGAGATTGTAAGGAAGACCGAACACTGATGAGCACACAACGATGAAGCATCAGCGATGAAAGTCAGTAACTGATCCTAGGGGCGCCTTGTCGCCTCTAGGGAAACCAAGAGGAGACAAGTGGCAGGTAAGCTACGCGTTCATGAGCTGGCGAAACAGCTCGGAATTACCAGTAAAGAACTACTCACTTCGCTCAAGGAGCAGGGTGAATTTGTAAAGACCGCATCATCCACCATCGAACCACCTGTGGTGAAGAAGATGCGTGCTCATTATGAAGCACAGGGCGTCGGCGGCGACAATGCTGAGGCCCCAGCTAAGGGTGACTCGGCTAAGAAGCCAGCGGCACCAAAGTCTGCACCTGCAAAGCCAGGCGCAGCAAAACCAGGTGCTCCAAAGCCTGGCGCTGCTAAACCAGCTCCAGCTAAGCCTGAATCCAAGCCAGCACCGGCAGCAGCTAAGAAGGCTGCTCCGAAGCCGGCCGCTCAGGCAGCTCCAAAGCCAGGCACTCCAAAGCCTGCTGCTGCGAAGCAAGAAGCACCAAAGACCGACGCAGGCAAGCCGGGCGCACCAAAGCCTGGTACTCCGAAGCCGGGCGCACAAAAGGCAAATGCACCAAAGCCTGGTTCTCCGAAGCCAGGTGCTGAGGGTGGCGACAAGCCAACCCCACGCTCCATGCCTAAGCCAGGCGGCTCCCGCCGCGTTGCGAACAACCCATTTTCTTCCGGTGGCGGTTCAGGCGATCGTCCTTCACCTCGCCCAGGTGGAGCAAAGGGTCCTCGCCAGAAGCCACAGGGTGGCAACAAGCGCGAGGGCGGCCGTCCAGATAACCGCGAGCGCGATAACAAGCCGCAGTCTGGTGGCCAGGGTGGCGGACGTCGTCCATCACCAGCAATGATGCCTTCACATCCAAACCCAGCAGCAATGCCTCAAAAGGCAGCAGCTGGCGGAGGACGTGGCCGTGGCGGGCGCCCAGGCGCCGGCGGCGGTCAAGGTGGCCAGGGTGGCAACGCTCCGGGCGGTTTCCGCAGTGGTCCAGGTGGCCGCGGCGGACGTCGCGGTGGCACCGCTGGTGCATTCGGCCGTCCAGGCGGCGCACCACGTCGTGGTAAGAAGTCGAAGCGTCAGAAGAGGAATGAGTACGAAGAGCTACGCGCACCAAACGTAGTTGGTGGCGTACGCTTTCCAGACGGCAAGGGCGAATCCATTCGTCTGCGTCGTGGCGCATCCCTGTCTGACTTCGCCGAGAAGATCGGTGCGGATCCAGCAGCATTGGTACAGGCACTGTTTAACCTCGGTGAAATGGTGACCGCTACTGCATCTGTTTCGGAAGAAACCTTGCAGCTGCTCGGTGCTGAGGTCAACTACGACGTTCAGGTTGTGTCCCCAGAGGACGAAGACCGTGAGCTGCTCGAGTCCTTCGACTTGCAGTTCGGTGATGATGAAGGTTCAGAGGAAGACCTCGCGAAGCGTCCTCCTGTTGTCACCGTCATGGGTCACGTCGACCACGGTAAGACTCGTCTGTTGGACACCATCCGTAAGACGAATGAAGGCGCTGGCGAGGCCGGCGGCATTACCCAGGGCATTGGTGCATACCAGACCCAGGTCGATGTCGATGGTGGCGAGCGCACCGTAACCTTCCTGGATACCCCAGGTCACGAGGCGTTTACCGCAATGCGTGCCCGTGGTGCAAAGTCCACCGACTTGGCAATCCTGGTTGTCGCAGCAGACGACGGCGTTATGCCACAGACTGTTGAGGCAATTAACCACGCCAAGGCAGCGGACATCCCAGTTGTGGTTGCAGTCAACAAGGTTGATAAGCCAGAGGCTGCTCCGGACAAGATCCGTGGCCAGCTCACTGAGTACGGTCTGGTTCCTGAAGAATACGGTGGCGACACCATGTTCGTGGACATCTCCGCTAAGGCGGGCACCAACATTGATGCCCTGCTCGAGGCTGTTGTTCTGACCGCTGATGCGGCACTGGAGCTGACTGCTAACCCAGACATGCATGCACAGGGTGTTTCCATTGAAGCTCACCTGGACCGCGGTCGTGGCCCAGTGGCAACGGTTATTGTTCAGCGCGGTACCTTGCGTATCGGTGACTCCATCGTTGTCGGTGACGCGTTTGGTCGCGTTCGTCGTATGCTCGACGAATTCGGTCAGGACGTCTCTGAGGCTGGACCTTCCCGTCCAGTCCAGGTGCATGGTCTGAACGGTGTTCCAGGCGCTGGCGACAACTTGCTCGTTGTTGAAGATGACCGTGTTGCACGTCAGATCGCAGCTCAGCGAGATGCACGTAAGCGTTCCGCAATGCAGGCTAAGTCCCGCAAGCGTGTCTCCCTCGAGGATCTGGATGCAGTATTGAAGGAGACTTCGACTCTTAACCTCATCCTCAAGGGCGACAACGCCGGTTCTGTTGAAGCACTGGAAGACGCTCTGCTTGAGGTTGAGATTGATGACGAGGTACAGCTCAACATCATCGACCGTGGCGTTGGTGCGGTTACCCAGACCAACGTCTCCTTGGCTGCAGCTTCCGACGCTGTCATCATTGCCTTCAACGTTCGCGCTGAAGGTAAGGCAACCGAGGAGGCTAATGCCGAAGGTGTTGACGTTCGCTACTACACCGTCATCTACCGTGCTATCGAAGAAGTTGAGCAGGCACTCAAGGGCATGCTCAAGCCAACCTACGAAGAGCGCGACACCGGTGTGGCAGAGATCCGTGCCCTGTTCAAGTCCTCCGCTATCGGTACCATCGCAGGTTGTATGGTCACCGAGGGCAAGGTCAAGCGCAACGGCAAGGTTCGCATTGTCCGCGACGGCAACGTCATCGTTTCCGATTCCAAGATTGTTTCCTTGCGTCATGAGAAGGACGACGCAAACGAAATCAATGCTGGCTACGAGTGCGGTATGGTCTTGGCCTACCCAGACATTCAGGTAGGCGACTTGATTCAGGCATACGAGGAAGTTGAAGTACCACGTACCTAATCAGGTAGTAATTGTGAGTAGTTAGCTCTGCTCACTACTGGAAAAGTTGAAGAAGCCGGGCCTTGTGCCCGGCTTCTTTAGCCCTTAAGCAAGTGTTTTCGATTCCTAGGAAATGAACTAGGATTGTTCAGAGTTTTAAAAAAGTAGAAGAAAGGGCGAATACCATGGCTGACCATGCACGCGCGGCCCGGATGGCAAAGCGCATTCAGACTATTGTGGCAAGCGCTATCGAACGCGAAATTAAAGACCGCAGGCTTGAACTAGTCACAGTTACCGACGCCCGCGTGACTGGCGACCTGCATGACGCGACTGTGTTCTACACGGTTCGCGGCGTAGATATTGATTCGGAGCCAGACCTGGATCAGGCTGCCGAGGCACTCAACCGTGCCAAGGGCCAGCTGCGCAAGATCATGGGCGATCAGTTGCAGGTTCGTTTCACCCCAACGCTGTCTTTTGAGTTTGACGCGGTTCCAGAAGCATCTGCCCACATGGAAGAGCTGCTCGCACGTGCCCGTGCACGTGATGAGGAACTGGCAAAGCTCAAGGAGAACGCGAAGCCAGCCGGCGAAGCGAATCCTTATAAGACGGATGCGGAATAGAACTGGCAATGTCCCAACAGTCCTCAATTTCCCAAGTGGTGGGAGCACTCCAGGAAGCTGACTCCGTGTGCATCGTGGCGCACCTGCGCCCAGATGCTGACGCGCTAGGTTCGGTGGCCACGCTGCGTCTTGCGCTGGAGCAGCTAGGTAAAAAGACGCGCTGCGTGATTGGCCAAGATTGGCCTATTTCGGAGAATCTTTTCACCATTCCTGGCACGGACACCGTGGAGACTGCAACCTCCTTGCCGCAAGGTTATGACCTTTATGTCACGGTGGATTGTGGCTCACTGGATCGCACTGGGGTCTTGGCGCCAGATTTGGCCAAGATGATTCGCCGCGGAAACGTGGTCTGCATTGACCACCACGCGTCGAATCCTGGCTTTGGCAACATCAACCTGGTCGTCGCAGGTTGTGAGTCCACGACCACGGTATTGAAATCGGTGCTGGAGGAGCTCGGCGTGACCATCAACCATGACATCGCGCATGCGATGTACGCCGGATTGGTTACGGATACGGGCAGTTTCCGCTGGGGTTCACCTCGAATGCATACCTTGGCTTCGGAGCTCATGGAATTTGAGCTGGACACCAAGCAGATCTCCGTGGATCTATTGGATTCCACCACCGCTGAGGACTTGCAGATGCTGGGCAGGGTGCTTGCCGATGTCCAGATTGTCCCTGCTGGTAACCACACCATTGCTGTGCTTTATGGTCGTTATGATGTGATTTCTGGCCATTCAGATTCTGCTGTTGAGACCATGGTGGACTTTGTCCGCGCATTGGACGGCACCGATATGGGCGTGGTGTTCAAGGAACAGGTGCCAGGGTATTGGGCAGTGTCGTTGCGCTCTAATGACGTGAACTGCGCCCAGGTCGCTGCGCGTCTTGGTGGCGGCGGACATGTGCCTGCTGCTGGTTATTCGACGCAGGGTGAGCCAGAAGAAATTATTGCGGAACTAGTGAATATCGTTGACAAGCTCTAACAGCAACTCCGCCGAGCATGTTTCTGCCCGGAAGGTATTTGGCCTCGCGCTGCCAGCACTCGGTGTGCTGGCAGCCATGCCTTTGTATCTGCTGCTGGATACAGCAGTGGTGGGTCGCCTTGGTGCGGAACAGCTCGCGGCACTTGGTGCCGCTGCGGCGGTGCAGTCAGTGGTGACCACCCAGTTGACGTTCTTGTCTTATGGCACCACGGCGCGCTCTTCGCGGTTGTTCGGATCCGGTAAGAAGGACGAGGCAGTCGCTGAAGGCGTGCAAGCGACGTACGTCGCGCTGATAGTCGGCTTCGCGCTGGCTTGTGTGATGTGGTTTTTCGGCGGACAGATAGCGCTGTGGATGACTGGCAATCCAGAGACTGCAGAACTCACAGCCGCCTGGTTGCACGTGGCGGCCCTTGCTATTCCCATAACCTTGGTGGAGATGGCCGGCAACGGCTGGTTGCGTGGTATTCAAGATACTAAGAAGCCACTGTATTTCACACTAGCTGGATTGATTCCAGGTGCCATCGCCGTCCCCATCTTCGTGCATTTTTGGGGATTGGTCGGCTCCGCCTGGGCCAACGTGCTGGGCATGGGCATTATCGCAGTGCTCTTTTTGCTGGAGTTGAAAAAGCAACACACAGTCTCGTGGCGTTTGCGCCCGAGTGTTATCAAACGCCAACTGGTCCTGGGTAGAGACTTGATTATCCGCTCTGCCAGCCTGCAAGTGGCTTTTCTTTCTGCTGCAGCAGTCGCAGCGCGCTTTGGCACGTCTCCTTTGGCCGCGCACCA
This region of Corynebacterium casei LMG S-19264 genomic DNA includes:
- the rimP gene encoding ribosome maturation factor RimP, giving the protein MAFPSEQTLKNFLEPLVAERGLDVEQIKTTKAGKKSQVAIRLDGDVRPNSDVLEEMSRTIGDAFDAAEEAGELNFGAGYTLEISTPGVDLPLSEPRHFRRNRGRKIKSSQGEFRIGALSDDEVNVIVVTSARDIAKVQVQRLENLVGSVVEIEFAPAPVVEQDIVELSFEAAKELEAED
- a CDS encoding YlxR family protein, encoding MTRLRTCIATRKRLPDTELLRVVADTDGRIIPDPGRRLPGRGAWITPDLAAYELAEKRRAFARALRLSAPVDTGQVREYISKTFEIVRKTEH
- the rbfA gene encoding 30S ribosome-binding factor RbfA; the protein is MADHARAARMAKRIQTIVASAIEREIKDRRLELVTVTDARVTGDLHDATVFYTVRGVDIDSEPDLDQAAEALNRAKGQLRKIMGDQLQVRFTPTLSFEFDAVPEASAHMEELLARARARDEELAKLKENAKPAGEANPYKTDAE
- a CDS encoding MATE family efflux transporter, which codes for MTSSNSNSAEHVSARKVFGLALPALGVLAAMPLYLLLDTAVVGRLGAEQLAALGAAAAVQSVVTTQLTFLSYGTTARSSRLFGSGKKDEAVAEGVQATYVALIVGFALACVMWFFGGQIALWMTGNPETAELTAAWLHVAALAIPITLVEMAGNGWLRGIQDTKKPLYFTLAGLIPGAIAVPIFVHFWGLVGSAWANVLGMGIIAVLFLLELKKQHTVSWRLRPSVIKRQLVLGRDLIIRSASLQVAFLSAAAVAARFGTSPLAAHQVMLQIWNFLTLVLDSLAIAAQTLIGAALGAKSVDTARSAGQKIIGYSVIFSGGLAAVFALGAAFIPRIFTNDEAVLEAMRIPWWIMIAMIVAGGVLFAIDGVLLGAGDAAFLRTITVGSVIVGFLPGILIAYFLDLGLAGIWCGLAAFIGLRTIAVVFRFYSMRWAVVG
- the infB gene encoding translation initiation factor IF-2 yields the protein MAGKLRVHELAKQLGITSKELLTSLKEQGEFVKTASSTIEPPVVKKMRAHYEAQGVGGDNAEAPAKGDSAKKPAAPKSAPAKPGAAKPGAPKPGAAKPAPAKPESKPAPAAAKKAAPKPAAQAAPKPGTPKPAAAKQEAPKTDAGKPGAPKPGTPKPGAQKANAPKPGSPKPGAEGGDKPTPRSMPKPGGSRRVANNPFSSGGGSGDRPSPRPGGAKGPRQKPQGGNKREGGRPDNRERDNKPQSGGQGGGRRPSPAMMPSHPNPAAMPQKAAAGGGRGRGGRPGAGGGQGGQGGNAPGGFRSGPGGRGGRRGGTAGAFGRPGGAPRRGKKSKRQKRNEYEELRAPNVVGGVRFPDGKGESIRLRRGASLSDFAEKIGADPAALVQALFNLGEMVTATASVSEETLQLLGAEVNYDVQVVSPEDEDRELLESFDLQFGDDEGSEEDLAKRPPVVTVMGHVDHGKTRLLDTIRKTNEGAGEAGGITQGIGAYQTQVDVDGGERTVTFLDTPGHEAFTAMRARGAKSTDLAILVVAADDGVMPQTVEAINHAKAADIPVVVAVNKVDKPEAAPDKIRGQLTEYGLVPEEYGGDTMFVDISAKAGTNIDALLEAVVLTADAALELTANPDMHAQGVSIEAHLDRGRGPVATVIVQRGTLRIGDSIVVGDAFGRVRRMLDEFGQDVSEAGPSRPVQVHGLNGVPGAGDNLLVVEDDRVARQIAAQRDARKRSAMQAKSRKRVSLEDLDAVLKETSTLNLILKGDNAGSVEALEDALLEVEIDDEVQLNIIDRGVGAVTQTNVSLAAASDAVIIAFNVRAEGKATEEANAEGVDVRYYTVIYRAIEEVEQALKGMLKPTYEERDTGVAEIRALFKSSAIGTIAGCMVTEGKVKRNGKVRIVRDGNVIVSDSKIVSLRHEKDDANEINAGYECGMVLAYPDIQVGDLIQAYEEVEVPRT
- a CDS encoding proline--tRNA ligase, coding for MITRLSELFLRTLREDPAGAEVPSHKLLVRAGYLRRAAPGIYSWLPLGLRTLRKIEDVVREEMNAIGGQELLFPALLPREPYETTERWTEYGDNLFRLKDRKGADMLLGPTHEEMFAQTVKDLYSSYKDFPVTLYQIQTKYRDEERPRAGILRGREFIMKDSYSFDMSDEGLDESYARHRKAYQNIFDRLGIEYAICKATSGAMGGSASEEFLAVSAAGEDTFVRATEGDYAANVEAVVTPVPEEIDFTNLPAAQDHETPDSETIDTLVAWARAEGITIDGRQVEANDTLKCMMVKITQPGEEPELAGVLIPGGRALAPKRLEAALEPATFELATEEDFKENPFLVKGYVGPRGLNANGVKVYADPRVVSGSSWITGADAKNRHVVGLVAGRDFQVEQFVEASEIHEGDPAPEGQGTLTLKRGIELGHIFQLGRKYTEAFDVRILDENGKRAIPTMGSYGIGVSRMMAVLAEQRHDEKGLNWPLDVAPYQVHVAVANKDEEATKAGNALVEALDKAGVEVLFDDRPKVSPGVKFKDAELLGMPFCAILGRSFKDGIIELRIRGGETFEVKSDDIVDELLQRLGRK
- the nusA gene encoding transcription termination factor NusA; translated protein: MNIDIDALRAIETERGVPVTDLLTSVASGLLYAYTEYRDGNIEENHKSRVDIDADTGEVSVIITEVDDEGEVVTEFDDTPTNFSRVAAPAVRDAIFKRLREVEADRAYDSYAELQGTVVSGVVQQDAHANSRGIVIVQLGTEIDIKEGKTQDGVLLPVEQIPGERLTHGTRVRAYVVGVQKEGARVQVLLSRTHPELVRGLFELEVPEVLDGAVEMVAIAREAGHRSKIAVTGKVKGLNAKGACIGPRGQRVTNVMKALGGEKIDIIDFNEDPSVYVGNALAPSKVVNVEIVDPEAQFARVIVPDYQLSLAIGKEGQNARLAARLTGWKIDIHSDADRAE
- a CDS encoding DHH family phosphoesterase, with product MSQQSSISQVVGALQEADSVCIVAHLRPDADALGSVATLRLALEQLGKKTRCVIGQDWPISENLFTIPGTDTVETATSLPQGYDLYVTVDCGSLDRTGVLAPDLAKMIRRGNVVCIDHHASNPGFGNINLVVAGCESTTTVLKSVLEELGVTINHDIAHAMYAGLVTDTGSFRWGSPRMHTLASELMEFELDTKQISVDLLDSTTAEDLQMLGRVLADVQIVPAGNHTIAVLYGRYDVISGHSDSAVETMVDFVRALDGTDMGVVFKEQVPGYWAVSLRSNDVNCAQVAARLGGGGHVPAAGYSTQGEPEEIIAELVNIVDKL